The proteins below are encoded in one region of Aphelocoma coerulescens isolate FSJ_1873_10779 chromosome 4, UR_Acoe_1.0, whole genome shotgun sequence:
- the CAMK2D gene encoding calcium/calmodulin-dependent protein kinase type II subunit delta isoform X28: protein MVFACSHCIQQILEAVLHCHQMGVVHRDLKPENLLLASKSKGAAVKLADFGLAIEVQGEQQAWFGFAGTPGYLSPEVLRKDPYGKPVDMWACGVILYILLVGYPPFWDEDQHRLYQQIKAGAYDFPSPEWDTVTPEAKDLINKMLTINPAKRITASEALKHPWICQRSTVASMMHRQETVDCLKKFNARRKLKGAILTTMLATRNFSAAKSLLKKPDGVKINNKTNVVTSPKENIPTPALEPQTTVIHNPDGNKESTESSNTTIEDEDVKARKQEIIKVTEQLIEAINNGDFEAYTKICDPGLTSFEPEALGNLVEGMDFHRFYFENALSKSNKPIHTIILNPHVHLVGEDAACIAYIRLTQYMDGSGMPKTMQSEETRVWHRRDGKWQNVHFHRSGSPTVPINA from the exons CCTGAGAACTTACTTCTAGCTAGCAAATCCAAGGGAGCGGCAGTAAAACTGGCAGACTTTGGATTGGCTATAGAAGTCCAGGGAGAACAACAGGCTTGGTTTG GCTTTGCTGGTACTCCAGGATACCTTTCGCCAGAAGTGTTACGAAAAGATCCTTATGGAAAACCTGTGGATATGTGGGCATGTG GAGTCATTCTGTACATCCTCCTGGTGGGATACCCCCCCTTCTGGGATGAAGACCAGCACAGGCTTTACCAGCAGATCAAGGCTGGTGCTTATGAT ttccCTTCACCAGAATGGGACACGGTGACTCCTGAAGCAAAAGACCTTATCAATAAAATGCTCACCATCAACCCAGCAAAACGTATCACAGCATCGGAAGCACTAAAGCATCCATGGATCTGT CAACGTTCTACTGTTGCCTCTATGATGCACAGACAAGAGACTGTAGATTGCCTGAAGAAATTCAATGCAAGAAGGAAACTAAAG GGGGCCATTTTGACAACAATGCTGGCTACCAGAAATTTCTCAG CAGCCAAGAGTTTACTGAAAAAGCCGGATGGAGTTAAG ataaacaacaaaaccaacgtGGTAACCAGCCCCAAGGAAAATATTCCTACCCCGGCGCTG GAGCCCCAAACTACAGTAATCCACAACCCTGATGGAAATAAG GAATCAACAGAGAGTTCCAACACGACCATTGAAGATGAGGATGTGAAAG CTCGTAAGCAGGAGATTATCAAGGTGACCGAGCAGTTGATTGAAGCCATCAACAACGGGGACTTCGAAGCTTACAC aaaaatctGTGATCCAGGCCTTACATCTTTTGAACCTGAAGCTTTGGGTAATCTGGTAGAAGGGATGGACTTCCACCGGTTTTACTTTGAGAATG CTCTGTCCAAAAGCAACAAGCCGATCCATACGATCATCCTGAACCCGCACGTGCACCTGGTGGGCGAGGACGCAGCGTGCATCGCCTACATCCGCCTGACACAGTACATGGACGGCAGCGGCATGCCAAAGACTATGCAGTCCGAGGAGACGCGCGTGTGGCACCGGCGCGACGGCAAGTGGCAGAACGTGCACTTCCACCGCTCGGGCTCGCCCACCGTGCCCATCAA TGCCTAG
- the CAMK2D gene encoding calcium/calmodulin-dependent protein kinase type II subunit delta isoform X30 yields MVFACSHCIQQILEAVLHCHQMGVVHRDLKPENLLLASKSKGAAVKLADFGLAIEVQGEQQAWFGFAGTPGYLSPEVLRKDPYGKPVDMWACGVILYILLVGYPPFWDEDQHRLYQQIKAGAYDFPSPEWDTVTPEAKDLINKMLTINPAKRITASEALKHPWICQRSTVASMMHRQETVDCLKKFNARRKLKGAILTTMLATRNFSAAKSLLKKPDGVKESTESSNTTIEDEDVKARKQEIIKVTEQLIEAINNGDFEAYTKICDPGLTSFEPEALGNLVEGMDFHRFYFENALSKSNKPIHTIILNPHVHLVGEDAACIAYIRLTQYMDGSGMPKTMQSEETRVWHRRDGKWQNVHFHRSGSPTVPINA; encoded by the exons CCTGAGAACTTACTTCTAGCTAGCAAATCCAAGGGAGCGGCAGTAAAACTGGCAGACTTTGGATTGGCTATAGAAGTCCAGGGAGAACAACAGGCTTGGTTTG GCTTTGCTGGTACTCCAGGATACCTTTCGCCAGAAGTGTTACGAAAAGATCCTTATGGAAAACCTGTGGATATGTGGGCATGTG GAGTCATTCTGTACATCCTCCTGGTGGGATACCCCCCCTTCTGGGATGAAGACCAGCACAGGCTTTACCAGCAGATCAAGGCTGGTGCTTATGAT ttccCTTCACCAGAATGGGACACGGTGACTCCTGAAGCAAAAGACCTTATCAATAAAATGCTCACCATCAACCCAGCAAAACGTATCACAGCATCGGAAGCACTAAAGCATCCATGGATCTGT CAACGTTCTACTGTTGCCTCTATGATGCACAGACAAGAGACTGTAGATTGCCTGAAGAAATTCAATGCAAGAAGGAAACTAAAG GGGGCCATTTTGACAACAATGCTGGCTACCAGAAATTTCTCAG CAGCCAAGAGTTTACTGAAAAAGCCGGATGGAGTTAAG GAATCAACAGAGAGTTCCAACACGACCATTGAAGATGAGGATGTGAAAG CTCGTAAGCAGGAGATTATCAAGGTGACCGAGCAGTTGATTGAAGCCATCAACAACGGGGACTTCGAAGCTTACAC aaaaatctGTGATCCAGGCCTTACATCTTTTGAACCTGAAGCTTTGGGTAATCTGGTAGAAGGGATGGACTTCCACCGGTTTTACTTTGAGAATG CTCTGTCCAAAAGCAACAAGCCGATCCATACGATCATCCTGAACCCGCACGTGCACCTGGTGGGCGAGGACGCAGCGTGCATCGCCTACATCCGCCTGACACAGTACATGGACGGCAGCGGCATGCCAAAGACTATGCAGTCCGAGGAGACGCGCGTGTGGCACCGGCGCGACGGCAAGTGGCAGAACGTGCACTTCCACCGCTCGGGCTCGCCCACCGTGCCCATCAA TGCCTAG
- the CAMK2D gene encoding calcium/calmodulin-dependent protein kinase type II subunit delta isoform X31, whose translation MVFACSHCIQQILEAVLHCHQMGVVHRDLKPENLLLASKSKGAAVKLADFGLAIEVQGEQQAWFGFAGTPGYLSPEVLRKDPYGKPVDMWACGVILYILLVGYPPFWDEDQHRLYQQIKAGAYDFPSPEWDTVTPEAKDLINKMLTINPAKRITASEALKHPWICQRSTVASMMHRQETVDCLKKFNARRKLKGAILTTMLATRNFSAKSLLKKPDGVKESTESSNTTIEDEDVKARKQEIIKVTEQLIEAINNGDFEAYTKICDPGLTSFEPEALGNLVEGMDFHRFYFENALSKSNKPIHTIILNPHVHLVGEDAACIAYIRLTQYMDGSGMPKTMQSEETRVWHRRDGKWQNVHFHRSGSPTVPINA comes from the exons CCTGAGAACTTACTTCTAGCTAGCAAATCCAAGGGAGCGGCAGTAAAACTGGCAGACTTTGGATTGGCTATAGAAGTCCAGGGAGAACAACAGGCTTGGTTTG GCTTTGCTGGTACTCCAGGATACCTTTCGCCAGAAGTGTTACGAAAAGATCCTTATGGAAAACCTGTGGATATGTGGGCATGTG GAGTCATTCTGTACATCCTCCTGGTGGGATACCCCCCCTTCTGGGATGAAGACCAGCACAGGCTTTACCAGCAGATCAAGGCTGGTGCTTATGAT ttccCTTCACCAGAATGGGACACGGTGACTCCTGAAGCAAAAGACCTTATCAATAAAATGCTCACCATCAACCCAGCAAAACGTATCACAGCATCGGAAGCACTAAAGCATCCATGGATCTGT CAACGTTCTACTGTTGCCTCTATGATGCACAGACAAGAGACTGTAGATTGCCTGAAGAAATTCAATGCAAGAAGGAAACTAAAG GGGGCCATTTTGACAACAATGCTGGCTACCAGAAATTTCTCAG CCAAGAGTTTACTGAAAAAGCCGGATGGAGTTAAG GAATCAACAGAGAGTTCCAACACGACCATTGAAGATGAGGATGTGAAAG CTCGTAAGCAGGAGATTATCAAGGTGACCGAGCAGTTGATTGAAGCCATCAACAACGGGGACTTCGAAGCTTACAC aaaaatctGTGATCCAGGCCTTACATCTTTTGAACCTGAAGCTTTGGGTAATCTGGTAGAAGGGATGGACTTCCACCGGTTTTACTTTGAGAATG CTCTGTCCAAAAGCAACAAGCCGATCCATACGATCATCCTGAACCCGCACGTGCACCTGGTGGGCGAGGACGCAGCGTGCATCGCCTACATCCGCCTGACACAGTACATGGACGGCAGCGGCATGCCAAAGACTATGCAGTCCGAGGAGACGCGCGTGTGGCACCGGCGCGACGGCAAGTGGCAGAACGTGCACTTCCACCGCTCGGGCTCGCCCACCGTGCCCATCAA TGCCTAG
- the CAMK2D gene encoding calcium/calmodulin-dependent protein kinase type II subunit delta isoform X27: protein MVFACSHCIQQILEAVLHCHQMGVVHRDLKPENLLLASKSKGAAVKLADFGLAIEVQGEQQAWFGFAGTPGYLSPEVLRKDPYGKPVDMWACGVILYILLVGYPPFWDEDQHRLYQQIKAGAYDFPSPEWDTVTPEAKDLINKMLTINPAKRITASEALKHPWICQRSTVASMMHRQETVDCLKKFNARRKLKGAILTTMLATRNFSAKSLLKKPDGVKKRKSSSSVQMMINNKTNVVTSPKENIPTPALEPQTTVIHNPDGNKESTESSNTTIEDEDVKAGKSMRNANSESQSLESELSHSTPSSVLSRKQEIIKVTEQLIEAINNGDFEAYTKICDPGLTSFEPEALGNLVEGMDFHRFYFENALSKSNKPIHTIILNPHVHLVGEDAACIAYIRLTQYMDGSGMPKTMQSEETRVWHRRDGKWQNVHFHRSGSPTVPINA from the exons CCTGAGAACTTACTTCTAGCTAGCAAATCCAAGGGAGCGGCAGTAAAACTGGCAGACTTTGGATTGGCTATAGAAGTCCAGGGAGAACAACAGGCTTGGTTTG GCTTTGCTGGTACTCCAGGATACCTTTCGCCAGAAGTGTTACGAAAAGATCCTTATGGAAAACCTGTGGATATGTGGGCATGTG GAGTCATTCTGTACATCCTCCTGGTGGGATACCCCCCCTTCTGGGATGAAGACCAGCACAGGCTTTACCAGCAGATCAAGGCTGGTGCTTATGAT ttccCTTCACCAGAATGGGACACGGTGACTCCTGAAGCAAAAGACCTTATCAATAAAATGCTCACCATCAACCCAGCAAAACGTATCACAGCATCGGAAGCACTAAAGCATCCATGGATCTGT CAACGTTCTACTGTTGCCTCTATGATGCACAGACAAGAGACTGTAGATTGCCTGAAGAAATTCAATGCAAGAAGGAAACTAAAG GGGGCCATTTTGACAACAATGCTGGCTACCAGAAATTTCTCAG CCAAGAGTTTACTGAAAAAGCCGGATGGAGTTAAG AAAAGGAAGTCCAGTTCGAGTGTTCAGATGATG ataaacaacaaaaccaacgtGGTAACCAGCCCCAAGGAAAATATTCCTACCCCGGCGCTG GAGCCCCAAACTACAGTAATCCACAACCCTGATGGAAATAAG GAATCAACAGAGAGTTCCAACACGACCATTGAAGATGAGGATGTGAAAG CGGGCAAGTCCATGAGAAATGCAAACTCAGAGAGTCAATCGCTTGAGTCTGAGCTCTCCCACTCCACTCCTTCCTCTGTACTAT CTCGTAAGCAGGAGATTATCAAGGTGACCGAGCAGTTGATTGAAGCCATCAACAACGGGGACTTCGAAGCTTACAC aaaaatctGTGATCCAGGCCTTACATCTTTTGAACCTGAAGCTTTGGGTAATCTGGTAGAAGGGATGGACTTCCACCGGTTTTACTTTGAGAATG CTCTGTCCAAAAGCAACAAGCCGATCCATACGATCATCCTGAACCCGCACGTGCACCTGGTGGGCGAGGACGCAGCGTGCATCGCCTACATCCGCCTGACACAGTACATGGACGGCAGCGGCATGCCAAAGACTATGCAGTCCGAGGAGACGCGCGTGTGGCACCGGCGCGACGGCAAGTGGCAGAACGTGCACTTCCACCGCTCGGGCTCGCCCACCGTGCCCATCAA TGCCTAG
- the CAMK2D gene encoding calcium/calmodulin-dependent protein kinase type II subunit delta isoform X29, whose amino-acid sequence MVFACSHCIQQILEAVLHCHQMGVVHRDLKPENLLLASKSKGAAVKLADFGLAIEVQGEQQAWFGFAGTPGYLSPEVLRKDPYGKPVDMWACGVILYILLVGYPPFWDEDQHRLYQQIKAGAYDFPSPEWDTVTPEAKDLINKMLTINPAKRITASEALKHPWICQRSTVASMMHRQETVDCLKKFNARRKLKGAILTTMLATRNFSAAKSLLKKPDGVKEPQTTVIHNPDGNKESTESSNTTIEDEDVKARKQEIIKVTEQLIEAINNGDFEAYTKICDPGLTSFEPEALGNLVEGMDFHRFYFENALSKSNKPIHTIILNPHVHLVGEDAACIAYIRLTQYMDGSGMPKTMQSEETRVWHRRDGKWQNVHFHRSGSPTVPINA is encoded by the exons CCTGAGAACTTACTTCTAGCTAGCAAATCCAAGGGAGCGGCAGTAAAACTGGCAGACTTTGGATTGGCTATAGAAGTCCAGGGAGAACAACAGGCTTGGTTTG GCTTTGCTGGTACTCCAGGATACCTTTCGCCAGAAGTGTTACGAAAAGATCCTTATGGAAAACCTGTGGATATGTGGGCATGTG GAGTCATTCTGTACATCCTCCTGGTGGGATACCCCCCCTTCTGGGATGAAGACCAGCACAGGCTTTACCAGCAGATCAAGGCTGGTGCTTATGAT ttccCTTCACCAGAATGGGACACGGTGACTCCTGAAGCAAAAGACCTTATCAATAAAATGCTCACCATCAACCCAGCAAAACGTATCACAGCATCGGAAGCACTAAAGCATCCATGGATCTGT CAACGTTCTACTGTTGCCTCTATGATGCACAGACAAGAGACTGTAGATTGCCTGAAGAAATTCAATGCAAGAAGGAAACTAAAG GGGGCCATTTTGACAACAATGCTGGCTACCAGAAATTTCTCAG CAGCCAAGAGTTTACTGAAAAAGCCGGATGGAGTTAAG GAGCCCCAAACTACAGTAATCCACAACCCTGATGGAAATAAG GAATCAACAGAGAGTTCCAACACGACCATTGAAGATGAGGATGTGAAAG CTCGTAAGCAGGAGATTATCAAGGTGACCGAGCAGTTGATTGAAGCCATCAACAACGGGGACTTCGAAGCTTACAC aaaaatctGTGATCCAGGCCTTACATCTTTTGAACCTGAAGCTTTGGGTAATCTGGTAGAAGGGATGGACTTCCACCGGTTTTACTTTGAGAATG CTCTGTCCAAAAGCAACAAGCCGATCCATACGATCATCCTGAACCCGCACGTGCACCTGGTGGGCGAGGACGCAGCGTGCATCGCCTACATCCGCCTGACACAGTACATGGACGGCAGCGGCATGCCAAAGACTATGCAGTCCGAGGAGACGCGCGTGTGGCACCGGCGCGACGGCAAGTGGCAGAACGTGCACTTCCACCGCTCGGGCTCGCCCACCGTGCCCATCAA TGCCTAG
- the CAMK2D gene encoding calcium/calmodulin-dependent protein kinase type II subunit delta isoform X26 — MVFACSHCIQQILEAVLHCHQMGVVHRDLKPENLLLASKSKGAAVKLADFGLAIEVQGEQQAWFGFAGTPGYLSPEVLRKDPYGKPVDMWACGVILYILLVGYPPFWDEDQHRLYQQIKAGAYDFPSPEWDTVTPEAKDLINKMLTINPAKRITASEALKHPWICQRSTVASMMHRQETVDCLKKFNARRKLKGAILTTMLATRNFSAAKSLLKKPDGVKKRKSSSSVQMMINNKTNVVTSPKENIPTPALEPQTTVIHNPDGNKESTESSNTTIEDEDVKAGKSMRNANSESQSLESELSHSTPSSVLSRKQEIIKVTEQLIEAINNGDFEAYTKICDPGLTSFEPEALGNLVEGMDFHRFYFENALSKSNKPIHTIILNPHVHLVGEDAACIAYIRLTQYMDGSGMPKTMQSEETRVWHRRDGKWQNVHFHRSGSPTVPINA; from the exons CCTGAGAACTTACTTCTAGCTAGCAAATCCAAGGGAGCGGCAGTAAAACTGGCAGACTTTGGATTGGCTATAGAAGTCCAGGGAGAACAACAGGCTTGGTTTG GCTTTGCTGGTACTCCAGGATACCTTTCGCCAGAAGTGTTACGAAAAGATCCTTATGGAAAACCTGTGGATATGTGGGCATGTG GAGTCATTCTGTACATCCTCCTGGTGGGATACCCCCCCTTCTGGGATGAAGACCAGCACAGGCTTTACCAGCAGATCAAGGCTGGTGCTTATGAT ttccCTTCACCAGAATGGGACACGGTGACTCCTGAAGCAAAAGACCTTATCAATAAAATGCTCACCATCAACCCAGCAAAACGTATCACAGCATCGGAAGCACTAAAGCATCCATGGATCTGT CAACGTTCTACTGTTGCCTCTATGATGCACAGACAAGAGACTGTAGATTGCCTGAAGAAATTCAATGCAAGAAGGAAACTAAAG GGGGCCATTTTGACAACAATGCTGGCTACCAGAAATTTCTCAG CAGCCAAGAGTTTACTGAAAAAGCCGGATGGAGTTAAG AAAAGGAAGTCCAGTTCGAGTGTTCAGATGATG ataaacaacaaaaccaacgtGGTAACCAGCCCCAAGGAAAATATTCCTACCCCGGCGCTG GAGCCCCAAACTACAGTAATCCACAACCCTGATGGAAATAAG GAATCAACAGAGAGTTCCAACACGACCATTGAAGATGAGGATGTGAAAG CGGGCAAGTCCATGAGAAATGCAAACTCAGAGAGTCAATCGCTTGAGTCTGAGCTCTCCCACTCCACTCCTTCCTCTGTACTAT CTCGTAAGCAGGAGATTATCAAGGTGACCGAGCAGTTGATTGAAGCCATCAACAACGGGGACTTCGAAGCTTACAC aaaaatctGTGATCCAGGCCTTACATCTTTTGAACCTGAAGCTTTGGGTAATCTGGTAGAAGGGATGGACTTCCACCGGTTTTACTTTGAGAATG CTCTGTCCAAAAGCAACAAGCCGATCCATACGATCATCCTGAACCCGCACGTGCACCTGGTGGGCGAGGACGCAGCGTGCATCGCCTACATCCGCCTGACACAGTACATGGACGGCAGCGGCATGCCAAAGACTATGCAGTCCGAGGAGACGCGCGTGTGGCACCGGCGCGACGGCAAGTGGCAGAACGTGCACTTCCACCGCTCGGGCTCGCCCACCGTGCCCATCAA TGCCTAG